One region of Culex pipiens pallens isolate TS chromosome 2, TS_CPP_V2, whole genome shotgun sequence genomic DNA includes:
- the LOC120422350 gene encoding zinc finger protein 512B-like: MKDFIILSVLIAVVAGAAIDSQEKTVEKRDLFDELEDYAQESKPVTITKKVPVPYPVKVEKKVPVYIEKKVPVYITKKIPVPVDRPVPVPVKVPVKIPVVHKQVVRVPKPYPVIVKKPYPVFVKKPVYVEKPVELTLHIKKKQKH; the protein is encoded by the exons ATGAAG GATTTCATCATCCTGTCCGTACTTATTGCCGTCGTGGCCGGTGCTGCCATTGACTCGCAGGAAAAAACCGTCGAAAAGCGTGACCTGTTTGACGAGCTGGAAGACTACGCCCAAGAGTCCAAGCCGGTGACCATCACCAAGAAGGTCCCGGTGCCGTACCCGGTCAAGGTTGAGAAGAAGGTGCCCGTCTACATCGAAAAGAAGGTCCCGGTGTACATCACGAAGAAGATTCCGGTGCCCGTGGACCGACCAGTGCCCGTGCCGGTGAAGGTTCCAGTCAAAATTCCCGTCGTGCACAAGCAGGTCGTCCGAGTTCCCAAGCCGTACCCGGTCATTGTGAAGAAGCCGTATCCGGTGTTTGTGAAGAAGCCCGTTTACGTCGAGAAACCGGTGGAACTGACGCTCCACATTAAGAAGAAGCAGAAGCATTAG